In the genome of Sorangium aterium, one region contains:
- a CDS encoding FG-GAP repeat domain-containing protein, giving the protein MTSPVVVTKYLCAAAAIHAVLGCAAGVDLPDEGGSAAPATPTLGVAEQRASAYGWRIIQTIDFNFDGKQDVLWIDPDRSRMAIWFMDGAQLLTPGPILQGPAGRGWIAISNDFNADGMGDVIWRHDQRDLITIWLMDGGRPFAQGPVIPGPRGSGWVIRPNDFNRNLGSDVLFYNEEKKLMTVWLMDGNQLLAPGPFLPGPGGDWDIGPVPDFNFDRIGDVIWNDDVRNLMTVWLMSNTEVLGRGPVIPGPAGEGWEVLWASDFNADGMADVLWSNEDKGLIAVWLMNGVELLDVGPVIPGPIGGGWRAIAAGDVNGDLMTDVVWQRLGTSQMAVWLMNGTHLLSPGPVILGPPGG; this is encoded by the coding sequence GTGACGAGTCCTGTGGTCGTGACCAAGTATCTGTGTGCCGCCGCTGCGATTCACGCCGTGCTCGGCTGCGCCGCCGGCGTCGACCTGCCCGACGAGGGCGGATCCGCGGCGCCTGCGACTCCCACCCTCGGGGTCGCAGAACAGCGGGCCAGCGCCTACGGGTGGAGGATCATCCAGACGATCGACTTCAATTTCGACGGAAAGCAGGATGTCCTCTGGATAGACCCCGATCGCAGCCGCATGGCCATCTGGTTCATGGACGGAGCCCAGCTGCTCACGCCGGGCCCGATCCTTCAGGGGCCGGCCGGCAGAGGCTGGATCGCCATATCGAACGACTTCAACGCCGATGGCATGGGGGACGTGATCTGGCGTCACGATCAGCGGGACCTGATAACGATCTGGCTCATGGACGGAGGCCGGCCGTTCGCGCAGGGGCCGGTGATCCCCGGGCCACGCGGCAGCGGCTGGGTGATCCGGCCGAACGACTTCAACCGCAACCTCGGCTCGGATGTGCTCTTTTATAACGAAGAGAAGAAGTTGATGACGGTGTGGCTGATGGATGGCAATCAGCTGCTCGCGCCGGGCCCGTTCCTTCCGGGGCCGGGCGGCGACTGGGACATCGGACCCGTCCCCGACTTCAACTTCGATCGCATCGGGGACGTGATCTGGAACGACGACGTGCGCAACCTGATGACGGTGTGGCTGATGAGCAACACCGAGGTCCTCGGGCGGGGGCCGGTGATCCCCGGGCCGGCCGGCGAGGGATGGGAAGTCCTCTGGGCGAGCGATTTCAACGCTGACGGCATGGCGGACGTGCTTTGGTCCAACGAGGACAAGGGCCTCATCGCGGTGTGGCTGATGAACGGCGTCGAGCTCCTCGACGTGGGGCCGGTGATCCCCGGGCCGATCGGCGGCGGCTGGAGAGCGATCGCCGCCGGCGACGTCAACGGCGATCTGATGACGGACGTCGTGTGGCAACGCCTGGGGACGAGCCAGATGGCGGTTTGGTTGATGAATGGCACCCACCTCCTCTCGCCAGGGCCGGTGATCCTGGGCCCCCCCGGCGGCTGA
- a CDS encoding tetratricopeptide repeat protein produces the protein MRASRWFFVMLVGCALSGVPSGAAEAEGRPADLFQLSYDAEAAGKVQDALAALDRLPAPQKDGYVAELRRGWLYHKLGRNKEAVDAYGRASALEPRSVESRVGALLPQMALRRWADVEATARKALQLDPANYLASLRLAFALYNLARYPEAATIYGRLAEMYPSDVEVRSGLGWSLLKMGKGGDAARELRRVLDIAPKHALARDGLRAAGVSN, from the coding sequence ATGAGAGCGAGTCGATGGTTCTTCGTGATGCTGGTCGGTTGTGCCTTGAGCGGCGTCCCTTCCGGGGCCGCCGAGGCGGAGGGGAGGCCGGCGGACCTGTTCCAGCTGTCCTATGACGCCGAGGCCGCCGGGAAGGTGCAGGACGCGCTCGCCGCGCTCGATCGCCTCCCTGCGCCGCAGAAGGATGGCTACGTGGCGGAGCTCCGCCGCGGCTGGCTCTATCACAAGCTCGGGCGCAACAAGGAGGCCGTCGACGCGTACGGCAGGGCGAGCGCGCTCGAGCCGAGATCGGTCGAGTCGCGCGTCGGCGCGCTGCTCCCGCAGATGGCGCTGCGCCGGTGGGCCGACGTGGAGGCGACCGCGCGGAAGGCGCTGCAGCTCGACCCCGCGAACTACCTCGCCAGCCTGCGGCTCGCGTTCGCCCTGTACAACCTGGCGCGCTACCCGGAGGCGGCGACGATCTACGGCCGGCTCGCGGAGATGTACCCGAGCGACGTCGAGGTGCGCTCGGGCCTCGGCTGGTCGCTGCTCAAGATGGGCAAGGGCGGCGACGCCGCGCGGGAGCTCCGGCGGGTCCTCGACATCGCGCCCAAGCACGCGCTGGCCCGGGACGGGCTGCGCGCGGCGGGCGTCTCGAACTGA
- a CDS encoding ABC transporter substrate-binding protein has product MGLASLLSASCSSTAPDEPDEPENAIKIGALLPFSGSESAIGRNLEQAMLLAVEDVTAAGGLGGRPFDIVSRDSHSSQERGLDQLLSLIYTDDVRYLVGPEENELARDIAFEVKKEDLLHMLPGYAAPSIARRDDVGGRMRLAPSPFAIGCALAKYIVSDGVRTANSLSARDDYNTGVSTEFTTHFAALQGRILPSVTFRPGAQTYKDKIEAAFNLDDLERAPAGRTLLAAYPAAASTIVTEWTVRGRPGRWLLGPALHTEVFLANIPQGTLDDDSYGISPSLSLRSECSPKDDTGEKLDCTNWNATAFAYHFSRRWNGEVPFPAAHFYYDGVVLIAMGLVYGYATTGQIITSGHELRQKILELNDPKNDVALWWDLNTAMAKLRAGTPLRYVGAAAEYEFDAYGASQNHIMQRWVIEGDQFRDLDPFDAKCVVQQ; this is encoded by the coding sequence GTGGGACTCGCGTCCCTGCTCTCCGCGTCATGCTCGTCGACGGCGCCCGATGAGCCCGATGAGCCCGAGAACGCCATCAAAATTGGGGCCCTCCTCCCCTTCTCCGGGAGCGAGTCGGCCATCGGCCGCAACCTCGAGCAAGCCATGTTGCTCGCGGTCGAAGACGTGACCGCCGCGGGCGGGCTCGGAGGGAGGCCGTTCGACATCGTGAGCCGAGACAGCCACTCGAGCCAGGAGCGCGGGCTCGACCAGCTCCTCTCGCTGATCTACACGGATGACGTCCGCTACCTCGTAGGGCCCGAAGAGAACGAGCTCGCCCGCGACATCGCGTTCGAGGTGAAGAAGGAGGACCTCCTCCACATGCTGCCGGGCTATGCCGCGCCCTCCATCGCGCGCCGTGATGACGTGGGCGGCAGGATGAGGCTCGCCCCTTCCCCGTTCGCCATCGGCTGCGCGCTCGCGAAATACATCGTCAGCGACGGCGTCCGCACCGCCAATAGCCTCTCCGCGCGGGACGACTACAACACAGGCGTCAGCACCGAGTTCACGACCCATTTCGCGGCGCTCCAGGGCAGGATCCTCCCCTCGGTGACGTTCAGGCCGGGCGCGCAGACGTACAAGGACAAGATCGAAGCCGCCTTCAACCTGGATGACCTGGAGCGGGCGCCGGCTGGCCGCACGCTGCTGGCCGCCTATCCCGCCGCCGCCTCGACCATCGTGACCGAATGGACCGTCCGCGGACGTCCGGGCAGGTGGCTCCTCGGCCCTGCATTGCACACCGAGGTGTTCCTCGCCAACATCCCTCAAGGCACCCTCGATGACGACTCCTATGGGATCTCGCCCTCGCTCAGCCTGCGGAGCGAGTGCAGCCCCAAGGACGACACCGGCGAGAAGCTCGACTGCACGAACTGGAACGCCACCGCCTTCGCCTATCACTTCTCCCGCCGGTGGAACGGCGAGGTGCCGTTCCCCGCGGCGCACTTCTATTACGACGGCGTCGTCCTCATCGCGATGGGACTCGTGTACGGCTACGCGACCACCGGGCAGATCATCACGTCCGGGCATGAGCTGCGGCAGAAGATCCTCGAGCTCAACGATCCCAAGAACGACGTGGCCTTGTGGTGGGATCTGAACACCGCGATGGCCAAGCTCCGCGCGGGGACCCCGCTCCGCTACGTCGGGGCGGCCGCCGAATACGAGTTCGACGCCTACGGGGCGAGCCAGAATCACATCATGCAAAGGTGGGTCATCGAAGGCGACCAGTTCCGCGATCTCGACCCCTTCGACGCCAAGTGCGTGGTCCAGCAATGA
- a CDS encoding urea transporter, producing the protein MAQVIPAPTSGAAHATWTARRRRVAAAVSSLLARSGVAEMGESLLRVYAHILFSRSPAVGLLVLLATATVPRAFVFGVIAACAANGAALLLDLEKDAVRDGSYAYNALLVGLGVAQSFTADGPAVAVALLGAAACVVVTAALRSLSGLGSGGAAGLPVLSLPFIVVFHLTLSTSAFSGLTLAAHAQAPPAIEGLPAPIALFARCLGGLFFLPRADAGALVLAALLVHSRIAALLAALAFAAVLGLASRWLSLPDGALDVLGYNAVLTAVGLGGVWFVPSASSFALGLSGAVAAALVTAGAMAPLARLGAAPLILPFNVTVVAALLAMRRRARDERPKAVDFLPGTPEQNLAYFRTRRARFQRSPHGVSFRLPFRGTWTCTQAVDGAFTHKEQWRYAFDFQVMDEGGQAFRGAGSAPQDFHCHRLPVVAAADGTVVKVESSVPDSDVGAMNLEQNWGNHVIVAHAPGVYSMVAHLARGTLKVVEGQWVKRGDVLGLAGSSGRSPEPHLHFQLQSTHKLGAPTLPCSFTDVVTVGEEARLWPSLEPREGDAVRSIEADEDVSAYFGFTCGDTWAYRVGAHVERVTCDVDVYGRLLIRSEDRAASLFYGRSDDLFTSFDAVGDDASVVHLLRAALPRVPLEGSASLRWADTLPARRFRAVALRALADFVAPFLPGDGIEMDLRMRREGDLLVVLGESRRRDRRGEPLVRTRAELTRGRGPLRVEITAQGRTRAAERIQDADRKFTVSFGEETS; encoded by the coding sequence ATGGCTCAGGTGATCCCCGCGCCGACGAGCGGCGCGGCGCACGCGACCTGGACGGCCCGGCGCCGTCGGGTCGCGGCGGCCGTGAGCTCGCTGCTCGCGAGGAGCGGCGTCGCCGAGATGGGGGAGTCGCTCCTCCGGGTCTACGCGCACATCCTGTTCTCGCGCTCGCCGGCCGTGGGGCTGCTCGTGCTGCTCGCGACCGCCACCGTGCCTCGCGCCTTCGTGTTCGGCGTCATCGCGGCGTGCGCGGCGAACGGGGCCGCGCTCCTCCTCGACCTCGAGAAGGACGCCGTGAGGGACGGGTCCTACGCGTACAACGCGCTCCTCGTCGGCCTCGGCGTGGCGCAGTCGTTCACCGCGGACGGCCCCGCTGTCGCCGTCGCGCTGCTCGGCGCCGCCGCGTGCGTGGTGGTCACGGCCGCGCTGCGCTCCCTCTCCGGTCTCGGCTCCGGCGGCGCCGCCGGCCTGCCGGTGCTCTCGCTGCCGTTCATCGTCGTCTTCCACCTGACGCTGAGCACCTCGGCGTTCTCCGGGCTCACGCTCGCGGCGCACGCGCAAGCCCCGCCCGCGATCGAGGGCCTGCCCGCGCCCATCGCGCTGTTCGCGCGGTGCCTCGGCGGCCTCTTCTTCCTGCCCCGCGCCGACGCGGGCGCGCTGGTGCTCGCCGCGCTCCTCGTCCACAGCCGGATCGCCGCGCTCCTCGCCGCGCTCGCGTTCGCGGCGGTGCTCGGGCTCGCCTCGCGATGGCTCTCGCTCCCTGACGGCGCGCTCGACGTGCTCGGCTACAACGCCGTCCTCACGGCGGTCGGGCTGGGCGGCGTCTGGTTCGTCCCCTCGGCGTCCTCGTTCGCGCTCGGCCTGTCCGGCGCCGTCGCCGCCGCGCTCGTCACCGCCGGCGCGATGGCGCCGCTCGCGCGGCTCGGCGCGGCGCCGCTGATCCTGCCGTTCAACGTCACCGTCGTCGCCGCCCTGCTCGCGATGCGGCGGCGCGCGCGCGACGAGCGGCCCAAGGCCGTGGATTTCCTCCCGGGCACGCCCGAGCAGAACCTCGCGTACTTCCGCACGCGGCGCGCGCGCTTCCAGCGGTCGCCGCACGGGGTGAGCTTCCGGCTCCCGTTCCGCGGCACGTGGACGTGCACGCAGGCGGTCGACGGCGCGTTCACGCACAAGGAGCAGTGGCGGTATGCCTTCGATTTCCAGGTGATGGACGAAGGTGGCCAGGCCTTCCGCGGCGCCGGGAGCGCGCCGCAGGACTTCCACTGCCACCGGCTGCCCGTGGTCGCGGCCGCCGACGGCACCGTGGTGAAGGTCGAGTCGAGCGTGCCCGACAGCGACGTCGGCGCGATGAACCTCGAGCAGAACTGGGGCAACCACGTCATCGTGGCCCACGCGCCCGGCGTCTACTCCATGGTCGCGCACCTCGCGCGCGGGACGCTCAAGGTCGTGGAGGGGCAATGGGTGAAGCGGGGCGACGTCCTCGGGCTCGCCGGCAGCTCGGGTCGATCCCCCGAGCCGCACCTGCACTTCCAGCTCCAGTCGACCCATAAGCTCGGCGCGCCGACGCTCCCATGCAGCTTCACCGACGTGGTCACGGTCGGCGAGGAGGCGCGGCTCTGGCCCAGCCTGGAGCCGCGGGAGGGCGACGCCGTGCGCTCCATCGAGGCCGACGAGGACGTGTCCGCGTACTTCGGCTTCACCTGCGGCGACACCTGGGCGTACCGCGTCGGCGCGCACGTCGAGCGCGTCACGTGCGACGTGGACGTCTACGGGCGGCTCCTGATCCGCTCGGAGGACCGCGCCGCGTCGCTCTTCTACGGCAGGAGCGACGACCTGTTCACGAGCTTCGACGCGGTGGGCGACGACGCGTCGGTCGTTCACCTGCTGCGCGCGGCGCTCCCGCGGGTGCCGCTCGAGGGCAGCGCCTCGCTCCGCTGGGCGGACACGCTGCCGGCGCGGCGGTTCCGCGCGGTCGCGCTCCGGGCGCTCGCCGACTTCGTCGCCCCCTTCCTGCCAGGCGACGGGATCGAGATGGACCTCAGGATGCGCCGCGAGGGCGACCTCCTCGTGGTGCTCGGCGAGTCGCGGCGGCGCGATCGCCGCGGCGAGCCGCTCGTGCGGACGCGGGCGGAGCTCACGAGGGGCAGAGGGCCGCTCAGGGTCGAGATCACGGCGCAGGGCCGCACGCGGGCAGCGGAGCGGATCCAGGACGCCGACAGGAAATTCACCGTGTCATTCGGCGAGGAGACGTCATGA